One part of the Lepeophtheirus salmonis chromosome 14, UVic_Lsal_1.4, whole genome shotgun sequence genome encodes these proteins:
- the LOC121128902 gene encoding uncharacterized protein — MTKAITQRTYARVGLMGNPSDGFEGKTISLSIKNFWGEATLEESSDIQLIPHPIFDNLQFKDHKQLNKKFAHEGYHGGIVLLQATCRVFFNYCEKQKFEVNKNFHLKYDTNIPRQVGLAGSSAIITSVMKCLIQFYEIKIPIEILPQLILDVETKELNINAGLQDRVVQVYEGLIYMDFNKEYMHKHGHGIYQRLSPPRLPKLFIVYSKDPTHSGKIHSNVKQRWMNGEPEVIEGMKNLAKLTDEAKVALIKGDFGSLGELINSNFDHRRSMYDVQSLGENNLNMIEIAREVFNCPCKFPGSGGAVLGIIIDDSKETLMQKKYESLGYKFVVVEPYLP; from the coding sequence ATGACAAAAGCAATTACTCAACGAACCTATGCTAGAGTTGGACTAATGGGTAATCCATCTGATGGGTTTGAGGGTAAAACTATATCCCTCTCCATTAAAAACTTTTGGGGAGAAGCAACCCTCGAAGAGTCAAGTGACATTCAACTAATTCCTCATCCTATTTTCGATAATCTTCAATTTAAGGACCAtaaacaattgaataaaaaatttgctCATGAGGGCTACCATGGAGGTATTGTACTTTTACAAGCAACATGtcgagtattttttaattactgtgaaaaacaaaagtttgaagtaaataaaaactttcatctAAAATATGATACAAACATTCCAAGACAAGTTGGACTTGCGGGTTCTAGCGCCATCATAACCTCGGTTATGAAGTGTCTTATAcagttttatgaaataaaaattcctatTGAAATTTTACCTCAACTCATTTTGGATGTTGAGACCAAAGAGCTCAATATCAATGCCGGACTTCAGGATAGAGTTGTTCAAGTATATGAAGGACTAATATACATGGATTTCAACAAGGAGTATATGCATAAACACGGGCATGGAATATATCAAAGACTATCACCACCTCGACTCCCTAAATTATTCATTGTCTACTCAAAAGACCCAACTCATTCtggaaaaatacattcaaatgtTAAACAAAGGTGGATGAATGGAGAGCCAGAAGTGATAGAGGGAATGAAAAATCTCGCTAAATTGACCGATGAGGCTAAAGTTGCACTCATAAAGGGAGATTTTGGTTCATTAGGAGAGTTAATCAACTCAAATTTTGATCACAGAAGGTCCATGTATGATGTTCAATCATTGGGGGAAAACAATCTGAACATGATAGAAATTGCAAGAGAGGTTTTTAACTGCCCTTGCAAATTTCCAGGAAGTGGAGGTGCAGTTCTTGGAATTATCATAGATGATTCTAAAGAAacattgatgcaaaaaaaatatgaatcctTAGGGTATAAATTTGTTGTGGTTGAGCCCTATTTACCTTAA
- the LOC121128901 gene encoding probable ATP-dependent RNA helicase DDX23 — protein MKADEPDRRTEKPSSSRDHHRKKRRRSRSKSPRSSSTKHHRHRDREEESRRRHRGSRKEDEADSRRTNSSKKDRKAEAPKKEPLSLEELLEKKRAAEEEASKPKFLTKEQRIAEALKRRQEEGDAIRRARDEERKKRDDFDRASFKEDTFRKRSGRDHSLYSKRETQEEDQEKKRKDEEKVAIKDRYLGAIKKKKRIRRLNDRKFVFDWDTGEDTSNDYNPLYNDRHNIQFFGRGGIGGIDIKSQKKEQGQFYGDLAERRRTDAEKDQEKERLKKVKRREDKQKWDDRHWTEKELESMAERDWRIFREDYNIAIKGGNIPHPIRKWKEACLSPEILEIIEKVGYTEPTPIQRQAIPIGLQNRDIIGVAETGSGKTCAFLLPLLVWIQSLPKTTRMEDQDQGPYAIIMAPTRELAQQIEEECNTFGGPLGIRTVAVIGGLSREDQGFKLRLGCEIVIATPGRLIDVLENRYLVLSRCTYIVLDEADRMIDMGFEPDVQKILDHMPVTNAKPDNDEAENEAALLENIRSKNKYRQTVMFTATMPPAVERLARTYLRRPAVVYIGSIGRPVERVEQVVYMMKENDKRNKLISILNNGIEPPIIIFVNQKKGADKLAQGLEKMGYNAATLHGGKGQEQREYALSGLKAGNKDILVATDVAGRGIDIKNVSLVINYDMAKSIEPYTHRIGRTGRAGKSGKAISFCTQEDSPLFYDLKQMLMSSPVSHCPPELANHPEAQSKPGTVVQKKRKDEKIFV, from the exons atgaAAGCAGATGAACCCGATCGGCGAACAGAAAAGCCTTCTTCTTCAAGGGATCATCATCGTAAGAAGCGTCGAAGATCCCGTTCCAAATCCCCTAGAAGCAGCAGCACTAAGCATCATCGTCATCGTGACCGTGAAGAAGAAAGTCGTCGTAGACATCGAGGCTCTCGAAAAGAAGATGAAGCGGATTCCAGAAGAACAAACTCTTCTAAAAAAGATCGAAAAG cCGAAGCGCCTAAAAAAGAGCCGCTCTCATTAGAAGAGTTACTCGAAAAGAAACGAGCTGCAGAGGAAGAAGCCTCCAAACCCAAGTTTCTAACCAAGGAACAGCGGATTGCAGAAGCTCTGAAACGTCGACAAGAGGAAGGAGATGCAATTCGACGTGCACGGgatgaagaaagaaagaaacgtGATGACTTTGATCGAGCTTCCTTCAAAGAGGATACCTTCCGAAAAAGGTCTGGACGGGATCATTCATTGTATTCTAAAAGAGAAACACAAGAGGAAGATCAGGAGAAAAAACGAAAAGATGAAGAGAAAGTGGCAATTAAAGATCGCTATTTAGgtgctataaaaaagaaaaaaagaatacgTCGTTTAAATGATAGAAAATTCGTTTTCGATTGGGATACTGGAGAAGACACTTCCAATGATTACAATCCCTTATACAACGATCGTCATAATATACAATTCTTTGGTCGTGGTGGGATCGGTGGAATAGACATAAAATCTCAAAAGAAAGAACAAGGGCAATTTTATGGGGACTTGGCTGAGAGACGGAGAACAGATGCGGAAAAGGATCAGGAAAA AGAAAGATTGAAAAAAGTGAAGCGAAGAGAGGATAAACAGAAATGGGATGATAGACATTGGACTGAAAAGGAATTGGAGTCAATGGCAGAGAGAGATTGGCGTATCTTCAGAGAAGATTATAACATTGCAATTAAAGGAGGAAATATTCCTCACCCCATACGAAAATGGAAAGAGGCATGTTTATCGCCAGAAATATTggaaattattgaaaaagtgGGTTACACAGAACCAACTCCAATCCAAAGACAAGCTATACCTATTGGCTTACAAAATAGAGATATCATTGGTGTAGCGGAAACTGGCTCTGGAAAAACTTGTGCATTTTTATTACCACTTTTAGTTTGGATCCAATCCCTTCCCAAAACAACTAGAATGGAAGACCAAGATCAAGGACCTTACGCCATCATCATGGCTCCAACTCGTGAGTTGGCTCAACAAATTGAAGAAGAATGTAATACATTTGGTGGACCATTGGGGATTCGTACAGTGGCAGTAATTGGTGGTCTCTCTCGTGAAGACCAAGGATTTAAACTTCGTTTAGGTTGTGAAATTGTTATTGCTACTCCTGGTCGTCTTATAGATGTGTTGGAAAATCGATATCTAGTTCTGTCACGCTGTACATATATCGTATTGG aTGAAGCTGATAGAATGATTGACATGGGATTCGAACCTGACGTTCAGAAAATTTTAGACCATATGCCTGTCACGAACGCAAAACCTGATAATGATGAGGCTGAAAACGAGGCAGCTCTATTGGAAAATATCcgatccaaaaataaatatagacaaACTGTCATGTTTACGGCAACAATGCCTCCTGCAGTAGAAAGATTAGCTAGGACCTATCTTCGAAGGCCTGCTGTCGTCTATATTGGTTCGATTGGTCGACCCGTAGAACGAGTGGAACAAGTCGTTTATATGATGAAAGAAAAcgataaaagaaataaactcaTTTCAATTCTCAACAACGGAATCGAACctcctattattattttcgttAATCAAAAGAAAGGAGCTGACAAATTGGCCCAAGGCTTGGAGAAAATGGGTTATAACGCTGCGACTCTTCACGGAGGTAAAGGTCAAGAACAAAGAGAATATGCTCTCTCAGGTCTCAAAGCCGGAAACAAAGACATCCTTGTCGCAACAGATGTGGCTGGAAGAGGTATTGATATTAAGAACGTTTCATTGGTTATCAATTATGACATGGCCAAGAGTATTGAGCCCTACACCCATCGTATTGGAAGAACAGGACGAGCGGGTAAATCGGGTAAAGCCATATCCTTCTGCACCCAAGAGGATTCTCCTCTCTTCTATGATCTCAAGCAAATGCTTATGTCTTCTCCCGTTTCCCACTGTCCTCCAGAGTTGGCCAACCATCCGGAGGCTCAAAGTAAACCAGGAACCGTTGTacagaagaaaagaaaggatgAAAAGATTTTCGTATAA
- the Prosbeta3 gene encoding proteasome subunit beta type-3 has translation MSVFTINGSAVLAMKGNDCVSIASDLRFGINRHTVMTDFPKTFEMGPGLFVGLAGLATDIQTVQQKLNFRMKMFELREGRKMRPNTFSTMLSHLLYERRFGPFFVNPIVAGYDYVENKPFISSMDLIGAITIPEDFVAAGTSEDSLMGMCEALWFENMNPEELFEATSQAIMNSFDRDSLAGWGAEVHIIEKHQVTTRRIKTRMD, from the exons ATGTCTGTCTTTACAATCAATGGAAGTGCTGTTCTAGCCATGAAAGGAAATGACTGTGTGTCCATCGCTTCCGACCTCCGCTTCGGCATCAACCGGCACACCGTGATGACTGATTTCCCTAAAACCTTTGAAATGGGCCCTGGCCTCTTTGTGGGCCTGGCTGGACTCGCCACAGATATTCAAACCGTGCAACAGAAGTTAAACTTCCGGATGAAGATGTTCGAGCTGCGGGAGGGACGAAAGATGCGGCCAAACACTTTTTCCACCATGTTGAGCCACTTGCTCTACGAGCGGAGATTCGGTCCTTTCTTCGTGAATCCCATCGTTGCCGGATATGACTACGTGGAGAATAAGCCCTTCATTAGTTCCATGGACTTGATCGGAGCCATCACAATCCCTGAAGACTTTGTTGCTGCGGGAACGTCGGAAGACTCGCTCATGG GTATGTGCGAAGCGTTATGGTTTGAAAACATGAATCCTGAGGAACTGTTCGAAGCCACATCTCAAGCAATCATGAACTCCTTTGACAGAGACTCTTTGGCCGGTTGGGGTGCTGAGGTACACATCATTGAGAAACATCAAGTGACGACGCGTAGAATCAAGACACGAATGGATTAA
- the LOC121129505 gene encoding LOW QUALITY PROTEIN: uncharacterized protein (The sequence of the model RefSeq protein was modified relative to this genomic sequence to represent the inferred CDS: deleted 1 base in 1 codon; substituted 1 base at 1 genomic stop codon) produces the protein MAAATNTKLSNDAASLIRHPNLYSANNIYYDERWIEKQEKGFTKWLNFIITPWNEIFNSTSFEKKIDAAKLWSACSETVGAHRAPTREVMSFRAYTAGKEMNNLRISACRLWQSSKVVNVITRLEIEIEKKRLYVRDDRCLNKDLGMKQEFLSLLLNYNPLWLRIGLETIYGEILHVTGNYDIIGISRFIITRLLSNPAISEEFMHPTVPHLYRPGYQEALKKFTLKKFLQIIYFLDYAKNNKLIKHNPCLFCKDADFKMSRDLLLDFSKKFLAGEGDVTKHLRYFGYDVSHKQSALDEFDFAVVNIATDLRCGVRLCRVLEMILDKELTSKVRVPAISRLQKIHNVSIALEALKTSPIGLPEEICSKDIVNGHMEKTLNLIWHIIFGLKLKNIISIEKWEKEIALLRKSLKVHALMNEESVSGLKFVIRKEAEDINFETDATAKYVLIWCRLVCAHYGVEIENLSVSFSDGRALCFLVHHYYPSFLLKEEIIMNTTVSSVSSTNEAMSLENARRINEDLLRNEKSNFKLFFEKVNGLGGVPILIKSLDMSNTIPDRKVTLTFLAYFAARLLDLSSEINAARIIQIAWRRRKALKEKQLHELQNRAAITIQRRVKLYLKNLLLSKYATHALTIQRYYRGYIARMRVQAIRDRKEYLAALAIQSWWKMIITRRQYSTVYKKICFIQSSVRRFIVRKRYLRILRCVRFIQEKWRGSNRTLKVRNEFIERKNATIKLQRIYRAKIARQNFVNLKKATICIQSSWRTYLAIKQAQKMKHSILLIQTHWRGVRELKKYQRYRSSAIIIQRSFRNHIHYKEYQIENEHRLKMIIKIQACIRAKQARFHYEKLKEKTIVIQSQIRGYLAKKELRKLKNISMENQACVIIQSHVRGHFQRKKYKKLRTEFKKIIVIQSLVRRFLAKQEFKRRKIQMEKIKSIVVIQSYVRSYLQRKEYKKLITELRKIIVIQSLVRRFLAKQEFKRRKIQMEKIKSIVVIQSYVRSYLQRKEXKLITELRKIIVIQSLVRRFLAKQEFQRRKIQMEKIKSIVVIQSYVRSYLQRKEYKKLMTELRKIIVIQSLVRRFLAKQEFKRRKIQMEKIKSIVVIQSYVRSYLQRKEYKKLMTELRKIIVIQSLVRRFLAKQEFKRRKIQMEKIKSIVVIQSYVRSYLQRKKYIKQRTELRQIIMVQSVVRRFLAKQEFKRRKILMKKSKSSVVIQFYSRCYLQMEKRLKLRTELRQIVMVQSVVRRYLAKQEFKRRKSQMQMTKSSVVIQSYVRGYLQRKKYKKLRTDVRKIIIVQSLVRQFLAKQKFKRRKIQMEKNKSSVVIQSCVRGYLQKKKFKLMKDEIRKVIKVQSMVRRFLTMKKRQKLVIGQGSIHFKKQFIFKDDNNLAAICIQRNYRAWIYRKKFKKTIRCVIVIQSMWRGFRTRKSLICNTRLSEVRARLVCANKEATENNKLCNRVSYVLYHLYNIKSLAVLIKIVNDLDASTRYSELCCDQMLENGDKKPVIVLLDLILRCNKSVPHIEVISGVLDTLINLVRYERTRLYISGLRETYKTCLETLQRFEKSHVIIFAKVISFLYVLTFEKAGVEGVKKQFTKKIKDYLMEYERKKHLLHKSGSKSKNLKLKRRIPHFPEWMGTKDFIRHFEDPICALKALLERLNCS, from the exons ATGGCAGCTGCAACGAATACGAAATTAAGTAATGATGCGGCTTCTCTTATTCGACATCCAAATTTATATTCGgccaataatatttattacgatGAGCGTTGGATTGAAAAACAAGAGAAGGGTTTCACTAAATGGCTAAACTTTATTATCACTCCCTGGAATGAAATCTTCAATTCaacttcatttgaaaaaaaaatagacgcTGCTAAATTATGGTCTGCATGCTCTGAGACAGTAGGCGCTCATAGAGCTCCAACTCGAGAAGTTATGTCTTTTCGTGCATATACAGCGGGTAAAGAAATGAATAATCTCCGCATTTCAGCATGTCGTCTATGGCAGTCATCAAAAGTAGTGAATGTTATTACTAGACTCGagattgaaatagaaaaaaaacgaCTATATGTTCGAGATGATCGTTGTTTAAATAAGGACCTTGGAATGAAGCAGGAGTTTCTATCACTTCTTCTGAACTATAATCCCCTTTGGCTACGTATTGGATTAGAAACAATCTACGGGGAGATTCTTCATGTTACTGGAAACTATGATATCATTGGAATTAGTCGGTTCATCATTACCAGACTTCTGAGCAATCCAGCTATTTCCGAGGAGTTTATGCATCCTACAGTTCCTCATTTGTATAGACCTGGTTATCAAGAGGCTCTGAAGAAATTCACTTTGAAAAagtttcttcaaataatatactttttggattatgccaagaataataaattaataaagcacAATCCATGTTTATTCTGTAAGGATGCTGATTTTAAG ATGTCTCGTGATCTCTTGTTGGATTTTTCCAAGAAGTTCTTGGCTGGGGAAGGGGATGTAACGAAGCACTTGCGGTATTTCGGATATGATGTATCCCATAAACAGTCCGCGTTGGATGAGTTTGACTTTGCTGTAGTTAATATAGCAACAGATCTACGATGTGGCGTTCGATTATG CCGTGTTTTGGAAATGATCCTCGATAAAGAACTCACCTCAAAAGTGCGTGTACCTGCTATATCTAgacttcaaaaaattcacaatGTCAGCATTGCCTTAGAAGCTCTCAAAACAAGTCCAATTGGTTTACCAGAGGAAATATGTTCAAAGGATATTGTGAATGGACATATGGAAAAGACATTGAACTTGATATGGCATATCATATTTGGACTAaagctcaaaaatataatctccaTTGAGAAATGGGAGAAGGAAATAGCTCTTCTCCGAAAGTCTTTGAAGGTACATGCTCTTATGAATGAAGAATCTGTTTCTGGCCTCAAATTTGTCATTCGGAAAGAAGCAGAGGACATTAATTTTGAAACGGATGCTACTGccaaatatgttttaatatggTGTAGATTGGTCTGTGCACACTATGGTGTTGAAATTGAAAATCTGAGTGTATCCTTTTCAGATGGTCGAGCCTTATGCTTTCTAGTGCATCACTACTATCCCAGTTTTTTGCTTAAAGAAGAGATAATTATGAACACGACTGTCTCGTCTGTTAGTTCTACTAATGAAGCCATGTCCCTCGAGAACGCTCGTAGAATTAATGAAGATCTATTGAGAAATGAAAAGagtaactttaaattattttttgagaag gttAATGGATTAGGTGGAGTTCCTATTTTAATTAAGTCCCTTGATATGTCCAATACCATTCCAGATCGTAAGGTTACTCTAACTTTTCTTGCCTATTTTGCTGCTCGGTTATTAGATTTGTCCAGTGAGATTAACGCCGCCAGAATTATTCAAATTGCGTGGAGAAGAAGGAAAGCACTCAAGGAAAAACAACTCCATGAA ttacaaaacagaGCTGCTATAACGATTCAAAGGAGAGTCAAACTGTATTTAAAGAATTTACTATTGTCGAAATACGCGACACATGCCCTAACTATTCAACGCTATTATAGAGG ATACATTGCTCGAATGCGTGTTCAAGCTATCCGAGATCGAAAAGAGTACCTTGCCGCACTTGCTATTCAGTCATGGTGGAAAATGATCATCACTCGAAGACAGTACTCTACTgtgtataagaaaatatgtttcataCAATCTTCTGTCAGAAGATTCATTGTAAGAAAACGTTATTTGAGAATATTAAGATGTGTTCGATTTATTCAAGAAAAGTGGAGAGGATCTAATCGGACATTGAAAGTGCGTAATGAATTTATAGAGAGAAAAAACGCTACAATTAAACTTCAAAGAATATATAGAGCTAAAATCGCAAGACAAAATTTTGTGAATCTGAAAAAAGCAACAATCTGTATTCAATCGAGTTGGAGAACTTATTTAGCAATTAAGCAAGCCCAAAAGATGAAACACAGCATACTTTTAATTCAAACTCATTGGCGTGGAGTAAGGGAGCTAAAAAAGTATCAGAGATACCGTTCATCTGCTATAATCATTCAAAGATCGTTTCGTAATCATATTCATTATAAGGAATACCAAATTGAGAACGAACACAGGCTTAAGATGATAATCAAAATTCAAGCATGTATCAGAGCAAAACAAGCAAGGTTTCATTATGAAAAGTTGAAGGAAAAAACGATTGTAATTCAGTCCCAAATTCGAGGATATTTAGCTAAGAAGGAATTGaggaagttaaaaaatatttccatggAGAATCAAGCTTGCGTAATTATTCAATCTCACGTTAGAGGTCattttcaaaggaaaaagtacaaaaagCTGAgaactgaatttaaaaaaattattgtgatCCAATCATTGGTTCGTCGGTTTTTAGCGAAACAAGAATTTAAAAGACGAAAGATTCAAATGGAAAAGATTAAATCAATCGTAGTTATTCAATCTTATGTGAGAAGTTATTTACAAAGGAAAGAGTACAAAAAGCTGATAActgaattaagaaaaattattgtgaTCCAATCATTGGTTCGTCGGTTTTTAGCGAAACAAGAATTTAAAAGACGAAAGATTCAAATGGAAAAGATTAAATCAATCGTAGTTATTCAATCTTATGTGAGAAGTTATTTACAAAGGAAAGAGTAA AAGCTGATAActgaattaagaaaaattattgtgaTCCAATCATTGGTTCGTCGGTTTTTAGCAAAACAAGAATTTCAAAGACGAAAGATTCAAATGGAAAAGATTAAATCAATCGTAGTTATTCAATCTTATGTGAGAAGTTATTTACAAAGGAAAGAGTACAAAAAGCTGATGActgaattaagaaaaattattgtgaTCCAATCATTGGTTCGTCGGTTTTTAGCGAAACAAGAATTTAAAAGACGAAAGATTCAAATGGAAAAGATTAAATCAATCGTAGTTATTCAATCTTATGTGAGAAGTTATTTACAAAGGAAAGAGTACAAAAAGCTGATGActgaattaagaaaaattattgtgaTCCAATCATTGGTTCGTCGGTTTTTAGCGAAACAAGAATTTAAAAGACGAAAGATTCAAATGGAAAAGATTAAATCAATCGTAGTTATTCAATCTTATGTGAGAAGTTATTTACAAaggaaaaagtatataaaacagAGAACTGaattaagacaaataattatGGTTCAATCAGTGGTTCGTCGGTTTTTAGCGAAACAAGAATTTAAAAGACGAAagattctaatgaaaaaaagtaaatcaagtgtagttattcaattttattcgaGATGTTATTTACAAATGGAAAAACGTTTGAAACTGAGAACTGAATTAAGACAAATAGTTATGGTTCAATCAGTGGTTCGTCGGTATTTAGCAAAACAAGAATTCAAAAGACGAAAGAGTCAAATGCAAATGACCAAATCAAGTGTAGTTATTCAATCCTATGTGAGAGGTTAtttacaaaggaaaaaatacaaaaaactaagAACTGacgtaagaaaaataattattgtccaATCACTGGTTCGTCAATTTTTAgcgaaacaaaaattcaaaagacgAAAgattcaaatggaaaaaaataagtcaagCGTAGTTATTCAATCTTGTGTGAGAggttatttacaaaagaaaaagtttaaattgatGAAAGATGAAATAAGAAAGGTTATTAAGGTTCAGTCTATGGTACGTCGATTCTTAACAATGAAGAAAAGGCAAAAATTAGTTATCGGACAAGGTTCTATTCATTTCAAGaagcaatttatatttaaggacGATAATAATTTAGCTGCTATTTGTATTCAACGAAACTACCGGGCATGGATTTACAgaaagaagtttaaaaaaacaatccgTTGCGTTATTGTGATACAA tcGATGTGGAGGGGCTTTCGTACTCGAAAAAGTCTTATTTGTAATACTCGACTGAGTGAAGTTCGAGCTCGCTTGGTTTGTGCCAATAAGGAAGCCACGGAGAACAACAAGCTATGCAACCGCGTCTCTTATGTTTTATATCATCTCTACAACATTAAGAGCTTGGCTGttcttataaaaatagtcaatGACTTGG ATGCTTCCACGCGTTACTCCGAATTGTGTTGTGATCAAATGTTAGAAAACGGGGATAAAAAGCCCGTTATTGTTTTACTGGATTTGATATTACGATGTAACAAATCAGTTCCTCATATAGAAGTTATATCTGGTGTGCTCGATACTTTGATTAACTTGGTTCGGTATGAAAGAACGAGACTTTACATTTCAGGTCTCAGAGAGACGTACAAAACATGTCTCGAAACTCTTCAAAGATTTGAAAAGAGTCATGTCATTATATTTGCTAAAGTGATTTCGTTTTTGTATGTTCTAACTTTCGAGAAAGCAGGAGTTGAG ggagtcaaaaaacaatttaccaagaaaataaaagattaccTAATGGAATATGAACGCAAGAAGCATCTTCTGCACAAGAGTGGGTCCAAgtcaaaaaatcttaaattgaaaagaagaatTCCTCACTTTCCGGAGTGGATGGGTACTAAGGACTTTATAAGACATTTTGAAGATCCTATTTGTGCACTGAAGGCACTTTTGGAACGATTAAATTGTAGCTAG